Sequence from the Physeter macrocephalus isolate SW-GA unplaced genomic scaffold, ASM283717v5 random_225, whole genome shotgun sequence genome:
AGGGAGCTGGGCCGTCCCAGGCAAAGAAGTAGTAGAGATGGAGGACACAGGGGAATgaggggagtgaggggagggaaggagggaaggaaaaagtgggggcagggggagaaatGGTGAGGAACAGGGAGGTAGAGGTGGGAGGGGGGTgtcaggagacagagagagatatgGGCAGAGATGTGAGGAGAGAGATGTGAGAACCAGAGAGATATTCATGAGGGTATAAAGAGGTATGGGGAAACAGGAAGAGATGTGGGGGAAGAGAGACATGGAGAGACAGATatggggggtgggagaaatgtaGGGGCAGGGAGACAGGGACATGGATATGGGGGATAAAGATGCAGATGAAGAGAGACATGGGAAGTAGGGAGATAGATGGGATGACAGAGACATAGGGGGCAGAAAGGCAAAGATGaatgtgggagagagaggaagagattgAGAGACAGGGATggaatgggggcaggggaggcagagagagacactGTCAGTCCAGGGGCCCTGGCAGGCTCCATGAAGAGCCGCAGGCCTGAGTCTGTTATGTCCttgcccccgcccaccccccgtATGTCCCTCTTTTGCTCCAGCATGGTTCAGGCCACAGTCTCAAACATAAAGCCTCCGGGGACAGCCACTGCAGCTCTAGCTGACTGCTACTATCTGGGGATGTGAACCCAGTGCTGCTAGATCTGCTGAGCCTTCAGGAAAgaccagaaaatattttacagcatTACTGAGGCCAAAAGAATAATATCTGTGGGCCAGGCCCAACCCACTGGCTGTCAGGTTGAGACACCTTAGCTACAGAGGTACCTCAGGGGCTTTCTGAaaccccctcccacctcccttgtCCAGGCAGGAACAAGGGCCCTGGGACCTCAAGCTTGACCCTGGGGTTTTAAGCAGGAAAAAGGCCTGgtcaaattttgatttttaaagacatgATCCCCtcgggaattccttggtggtgcagtggttaggactctgtgcttccactgcaggaggcacggattcgatccctggtcggggaactaagacctcacaagccgcgtggcgtggccaaataaaaaaagacatgatCCCCTCCACTCCCCATGCCAGAAAATACTCAGCAGTAAAACATAGGGGCAAAAGGGCCTAGATAGGGCCTGGGAGACTCTAGTATAGAGTTGCAAACTCAAGCTCTATAGGGGACAGGCAGGGAGCTCTCCCACAGAGGAGCACAGGCCTCCTCTGGGGCCAgacacctgggtttgaatcctggctctgcaacTTACTGACTGCCTGGCTTTGGGCAAAGTTACTGGAccactctgtgcttcagttttttcatatGGAAAATGGGGACAAGAGCAGTTTCAATATCAAGGTCATAGTGAGTTTTCAATAAGTTATTAACTCTGTGTCTAGAAGAGAGTAAGGGCTgcttaaatattataatattattaataaatggaGCAGCCACTACTCAGCTCCCACCGATAGTTGCTTGGCATTGCcagactgatttttttcaagCCAGAAATTTGGAAACACGGGTGAAATGTTCTGACTTTCAACTCTGGACTCTAGTTTAGCCGAAAGCACACCCACTGTGTGGGCCAAGCAGGACACTCACCGCGCGCAGCCGGCCCCGGTGTGCCGGCGCCAGCAGGCTCTCCGCGCACAGCTGCTTCGCCAGCTGTTCCAGAGCCCGCAGCCGCGCCTGGTGCCGCTCATGGCGCCGCTGAAGCCTCCGCACCCGCCGCTGCAGCGCTCCCAGCGCCGCGCCCAGCCCGGGCCGGGGGTGCTGGGCCGACCCTCCAGGGCGCGGCCCCGTGGGAACCGGCGGAAGCGGCAGGGGAGTCAGGAACACTGCGGCTGGGACCTCGGGGCCCCCGGATGCTGGCCCCAGCACCACAAGCGGTACGGGGCCAGGGGCCGGGACGGCTGGGCCAGGGGACAGGGACGTGGCCTCCTGTGGAGTTGGAGACACGACTGGTTTCTCGGTGCTTCGGGAATTCGTCTGCCTCTGGAAGACAAGGCAAGGGATGGGGGATGGAGGACATCAGGGCCGGACTCCAAGGTAAAATTCCTCAGGAGTGGAGGGCTGAGAGTCAGCCTGCAGGAGGGACCTCCCTcagaggggagggcgggggaTCAGACTCCAGCAATGGGACTCTCCTGAGCTCACCTTGGCGGGCGGGGCTCCGGAGAAGACGGAGGGCACAGCATCCGGCCGCAGGTAGCGCACGCCCCAGCGCCACTGGAAGCAAGAGGGGGCGAAGTGCTCGCTGCACAGGTGCT
This genomic interval carries:
- the THAP8 gene encoding THAP domain-containing protein 8 isoform X3, with translation MGREHWVPSCHQHLCSEHFAPSCFQWRWGVRYLRPDAVPSVFSGAPPAKRQTNSRSTEKPVVSPTPQEATSLSPGPAVPAPGPVPLVVLGPASGGPEVPAAVFLTPLPLPPVPTGPRPGGSAQHPRPGLGAALGALQRRVRRLQRRHERHQARLRALEQLAKQLCAESLLAPAHRGRLRALPGPEESQAFTIICGGPDIAVVLAQGPASPTLDAKPELLDTQTPSA
- the THAP8 gene encoding THAP domain-containing protein 8 isoform X2 translates to MRANWARTTARFPLKDGPRLQAWLRHMGREHWVPSCHQHLCSEHFAPSCFQWRWGVRYLRPDAVPSVFSGAPPAKRQTNSRSTEKPVVSPTPQEATSLSPGPAVPAPGPVPLVVLGPASGGPEVPAAVFLTPLPLPPVPTGPRPGGSAQHPRPGLGAALGALQRRVRRLQRRHERHQARLRALEQLAKQLCAESLLAPAHRGRLRALPGPEESQAFTIICGGPDIAVVLAQGPASPTLDAKPELLDTQTPSA
- the THAP8 gene encoding THAP domain-containing protein 8 isoform X1; amino-acid sequence: MPKYCRAPNCSNNAGQLGADNRPVSFYKFPLKDGPRLQAWLRHMGREHWVPSCHQHLCSEHFAPSCFQWRWGVRYLRPDAVPSVFSGAPPAKRQTNSRSTEKPVVSPTPQEATSLSPGPAVPAPGPVPLVVLGPASGGPEVPAAVFLTPLPLPPVPTGPRPGGSAQHPRPGLGAALGALQRRVRRLQRRHERHQARLRALEQLAKQLCAESLLAPAHRGRLRALPGPEESQAFTIICGGPDIAVVLAQGPASPTLDAKPELLDTQTPSA